TCCGGCAGGATCCGATGGCGCCGGGTGACCACAATACAGGGAATGTGGCGCATGAACACCTGCTTCAACCGCTCACGACGATCCCCCTCGCTCAGGGAGGCCAGATACGCCATTTCAGCGTGCCCGAGCGTTTGAATACGGCGGGGAGCAAAATACTGGAAGAAACCCGTTAATGCCAGACCTGGCCGGTTGATGGCGGATTCTTCAATCCGCCGGTTCAAACCGGACGCGCCTGCCACCAGGTCAAGATCCAGACGGTCTTTCGCCGCCTTTAAAAAATCCTCGACCGTCGCGAAAGACTTCTCCACCGCCGCATCGCTCATACTCATTCCACTTCCACAACTGGCTCAAGGTCACGGAGCTTGCTATTCCCCTTGTGCTCATGACGCTTGTCCAACGTCTTCCGCAGCTGGGCCTCCACTTTATCTACGGCTTCGTCAATCGAGGCATACATATTCTCGGAGGTGGCCGTCCCTTCCAGTTGAATATGACGCGCCGCATGGACAATCACCTCGGCGAGATGGGTGAATTTCTGGATATCCAGAATCATATGGATTTTATCAATCCGCGGGAATTCAGCCACCAGCTTGTCAAGACGCTTGCCGGCGTAATCCCGCATGCTGTTACTCACATCCACATTTCTGCCTGTTATTTCGATTGTCATAATTTTGTCCTCCCGGTACTTACATACTGAATCGCGGCCCCAAATACAACTCCCGACTAACATCATCGTTAATCAGAAATTCACGAGGTCCCTCTCTTAATACCCGGCCTTCGCAAATCAGGTAGGCCCGATCCACAATCGCCAGTGTTTCCCTCACACTATGATCCGTAATCAGAATGCCCAGCCCCCGCTTGCGTAGACTTTTAATAATCTCCTGGACATCATAAACCGCCAGGGGATCAACGCCGCTGAAGGGCTCATCCAGCAGAATCATCGCCGGATCCGTGACCAACGCCCGGGCGATTTCCAGACGTCTCCGCTCCCCCCCACTCAACGTGAACGCCATCTGGTTGGCCAGGCCGGAGATCCCCAGGTCCTCCATGAGTTCCCCCATCCGTTGCTTCCGCTGCCGGGAGCTGAGATTCCGGGTTTCCAGAATGGCCATAATATTATCAGCAACGGTCAATTTGCGAAAAATAGAGGGTTCCTGGGCCAGGTACCCCATGCCCATGCGCGCCCGCTGAAACATGGGCTTGGCGGAGACATCTTTTCCCTTGAAAAAGATTTTACCCCGGGTTGGGCGAATCAGGCCCACAATCATATAAAACGTGGTGGTTTTTCCCGCCCCGTTCGGCCCCAGCAGCCCGACAATCTCGCCCGCATTGACGTTCACACTGACGCCATGTACCACGGTTTTTCCGCGATAGGCCTTGACCAGTTCCTCGGTTCTGATTAACGGATCCACAACATCCTCATTTCTGGGGCTTAGCCGCACTCTTGGACTTCATCATGTCGCCGAGATCGCTTTTCCCTT
The sequence above is a segment of the bacterium genome. Coding sequences within it:
- the raiA gene encoding ribosome-associated translation inhibitor RaiA yields the protein MTIEITGRNVDVSNSMRDYAGKRLDKLVAEFPRIDKIHMILDIQKFTHLAEVIVHAARHIQLEGTATSENMYASIDEAVDKVEAQLRKTLDKRHEHKGNSKLRDLEPVVEVE
- the lptB gene encoding LPS export ABC transporter ATP-binding protein, producing MDPLIRTEELVKAYRGKTVVHGVSVNVNAGEIVGLLGPNGAGKTTTFYMIVGLIRPTRGKIFFKGKDVSAKPMFQRARMGMGYLAQEPSIFRKLTVADNIMAILETRNLSSRQRKQRMGELMEDLGISGLANQMAFTLSGGERRRLEIARALVTDPAMILLDEPFSGVDPLAVYDVQEIIKSLRKRGLGILITDHSVRETLAIVDRAYLICEGRVLREGPREFLINDDVSRELYLGPRFSM